The Anoplopoma fimbria isolate UVic2021 breed Golden Eagle Sablefish chromosome 10, Afim_UVic_2022, whole genome shotgun sequence sequence CAGGCTAGAAGGTGCAGCTCATCCCTCTACATGTGATGTAAACACACCAGCAAACAGTACAGCTGCAAACCAGTCTTTGTTAAGTGTTGGTTCATTCGGCTGAAGCGTCTTACTTGAATCAGGAGGATCACTTGCTGTCTGTCATCAAGTCTGTAAGAGTAGCATCACAACCAGTGCATCCATTCTGCTCTGCAAGCGCTGAGACTTGTTTTGACACTGCGCATGCGCGACGGGGTTCCCTGCCATTGAAGAAATTATGATAATGactataataaaaaattattaaataattaaaaaatgaaatgaaataaataaataaataaataaataaaataaataaaataaataaaataaataaaataaataaaataaataaaattcatgCAACATTTGGAGCGCTGAGACTTGTTTTGACACTGCGCATGCGCGACGGGGTTCCCTAccattgaagaaaaaaaaatgataatgataatgactataataaaaaaaattaaataattaaataattaaaaaatgaaataaaataaatgaaataaataaaataaataaaattcgGCTCTGCAAGCGCTGAGACTTGTTTTGACACTGCGCATGCGCAACGGAAAAATGTTCTTTACCACCACCaatattgaagaaaataaattattataataatgacatataataaaaaattataaaaataaaaataaaaataaaataaaaaattataaataataaaaaaaacatagaaaaaacaacaataaaatattaatttaataaatttcaaaaattaaattttaaaattaaattaaatttaaatagaatattttttcataatattaatgataataatattattattaatagtaatagAGATAAACAACAGTCAATCACATATCACAGTGAACaactaaacaataaatacactttttatatttttgatataCACAATTTACATACAACTACTTCTGTAGTCAGTATGGCAGTAATTCCCCAGAGTTTGAGTGAATACATAAATCAACTGTGTCTTTTGTCTCTGGACTCTACTATTTAATCAAATCTAATTTTGCTGTCAAAATTACCacaaaaatatcttcaaaaatctggcaaaaaaatgaaaaacttaataataaaaagaaaactacatttcccatgagcACCCTACCGGAAACGCGTCACGGTCGTTTTCATAAGGCATGCTGGGTACTGTGCCTCTCTCTTTCCGGCTGGTACGCCATCATGTAAGCGAGTTTTTCTATGCTTTTTACTAAACGAAATCCATGAAAATCACTGTGAATATACGTTCATCTGTCTGTTTACCTCGGATCATTGTGAAGAGGCTTGATAACTATCTTAAACGccatgattatttatttaccaacATTGTTAAAAACACTGATTATCGCCTGTTTTTGCGGCGCTGTGATGAACTGGGATCTGATGGCCACTGTAAAGCTAACCTAGTCTTGTTACCATGCTGTCTTTGTAGTTTGAGTTAACTTACCACCAGTCTTGCAGGTCaactcatttaaaaactgcatatttaattaaataacatgtATAATAACGTTTATGCTAACACTGTGGTGAAGAGGCATTAAAAGCAATGAAGCccacgttagcatgctaatgctagctttGATACTAGCCAGCTTCCTGAGCAGCATGGGCATTTGTCCTCCTATAACTACTATAAACACAATGGGTGCTATACCTGGCTTGCTGTCTGCATTAAAGGCAATTAAGAGGTTACTggggaaatgtaaaaatgtggaAACAGTTAACATAGACTGTCTAAATGTGCAGTCACAGGAGTCTTAACCCATGTGCTATGATGACTTTAGAGTCGCAGGTTTctagtttattacatttttttatcaatgcaGCAGATAGTTAAAGTATTGGCTTGCATGCCCTGACCAGTTCAATGTTGGTGAATGCTGCTCACTGCTACAGCTTCATGGTATAGATTGAATTTCAGGTTGCATGTTTGTTCTTAACAAGCTGTATCAACAAGAAACAACCATttgaacttgtttttaaaatgagatTGACACCTTTCAACCTTGCgctgaatatttattatatatcttttttttttttagtgcaacATAAAGCGGGTATAGTTTGATATATCTGTTAATAATGGCAGTCATAGAttttcagtaaaaacacaagatgttgTGGCAAATCAGTTGTTTATGAATGTTAGTTGTACTTGTTTTATAATGTATGTAATATtacataatgtaatgtttaatatTACCTTTAATTTATGTGAGGTGTAAGAGCTTTGTCTCTCTCATCCCCTTGTCTCTCTCATAAGAAGTGCCTTAAGAATGTTATCAATTCTGTGTTTCTTAACTGCATCATTAGACATCAACAAGTGGTGAATTGACGCATGTTTAacattgttctttattttgtttagatAAGTCAACATGGGAGCATATAGGTATATGCAGGAGTTATGGCGCAAGAAGCAGTCCGATGTGATGCGCTTCCTTCTCCGTGTCCGCTGCTGGCAGTATCGTCAGCTGTCCAACCTCCACCGAGCTCCTAGACCCACCAGACCTGACAAGGCCCGTAGACTTGGCTACAAGGCCAAGCAGGGTGAGTGCTGAGCCccagagtttgttttttcctgcatATTACAGTCCGTCATCATCTTTGCTCGCCTTGCTaatcatgtctttgtttttttactaacaGGCTACGTAGTGTATCGTGTCCGTGTGCGCCGTGGAGGCCGTAAACGCCCCGTGCCCAAGGGTGCTACCTATGGCAAGCCAGTGCATCATGGTGTCAACCAGATCAAGTTCGCCCGCAGTTTGCAGTCAACTGCTGAGGTACGTTTATCTTCATCAGTTATACTTTGGCTTTAAGGCCAGAAGAAACAGTGTTTTGCTGGTCTGACAATGCATCAGATGAACTTAATGTGTTCACTGTGTACTGGATCTCAAATGGATTGGTGTTGCCCATTTTGATTGCAAATActaagatgatgatgataaggGAAATGGAAAATGTAGGGCAGCATCACTTTAAAATCTGCACATGTGGGCTCTTGTTGTCCGTCATTAATTGCATTATCTTGGATATAATCAATTTACTTATGATGAGTACAACAAATTCTCATGGTGGTCTGGGAACTTGAGCGCCACACAACAGCAAATCCCATTTTACTGTCCATCTGTATAACCAGTCTGCTCCAAACACTTTTCTGCACCCTGTCAAGCTGACAAAAGTACATGGGTTGGCTCATGTTAAAGTATCTGCTCCTCTTATagtcaaaaatgttgttttaatacaCTCAATTTCCGAGCAGGCCATACCCTGTGCTTGGTTTTATATACAGCAGGAAATGTAGGATACATATTTGGGTATAATTggaaaataactattttgaataatttcaaTGTGGGGTGGCTGCTGTCAAAATCTGTCCTCCTTAGTGCAAATACATTACTAAAGCCTCACCACCACAAGATGTTTCATTTAAGAAATGTTTGTAATAACAAAGTTGAAATTAACTTTCTACCTAGATTAAGTAATGGGTTGTGGATACTTAAGATGAGTCTCAAGTTAAGGTCACTGGCTGATTAACTCACAACTTCCATGAGGAGATGTTGAAATTTTCACCACAGTTCACACTCAAAGTGAATGGTAATGTTGGAGGGCAGGCATTTTGACATGTCTATGTAGGTAAAGCATGGGTGTAAATGGAATAAATGAGTGCTGAAATCCATTTAGGTGCTTTAGTTTCTGGGTCCTGGTGTTGTGCATACTGGCTCTCTGAAAGAATTTACTGTGACATCTGATTGGAAACTAAGTGATGTAACATTGGTTTCCTTTTAACGAGTCAAAATGCTTACAAGGAAAATCGGCCACTGTCTCATGTGTACATTGTTAATGAATGCTGCAGTGTATCTGATGCATAGCAATAACCCTATAATATAAGGATGATCAATGCAGGaaggtttttaaatgaacaatttaACATGAGCTAAAGGGAATACTGAAGCTATCATCAGCTTAGTTCAAACAAGTTTGGTAtttgtacaaataaaaagttgGAGATGCTGCTGTGTAAGATGAAATTTATCCACACTGTTTAGCATTTTCATTGAATATTAAGTTGGGAGATGAAAGTATTTCCTACTCTATGATAAATATGGATTTGCCATCATTAGTTTGCATAGTTTACTGTTTATGCAGCATGATCCCTGACCAGGCAGGGTTGTAAATATGTGTATCTTGTCTCCACTAAACTGgtggcacttttttttaataggaTTTCTGAGTGATGATCACATTTCTTGCAGCCACTTGGAGCCGCCAAAGCACAAAGTTGCTTTTGCAGCTTTATAATGGAGCCACATTACCTTGTGTTAGACTGTGTGGCTTTAtgacacattatttattttaatactgaTTTGACCAGGCAGAatctttcatttattatatctgtatgttttatttccCAGGAGCGTGCTGGTCGTCACTGCGGAGGCCTGAGAGTGCTGGCATCCTACTGGGTGGGTGAGGACTCCACCTACAAGTTCTTTGAGGTGATCCTGATCGACACCTTCCACAAGGCCATCAGACGCAACCCAGACACCCAATGGATCACAAAGGCTGTGCACAAGCACAGAGAGATGCGTGGCCTGACATCTGCAGGAAAGAAGAGCCGCGGCCTGGGTAAGGGCCACAAGTTCCACCTGACCATCGGAGGCTCTCGCCGTGCGGCCTGGAAGAGGCGCAACACCCTGCAGCTGCACCGCTATCGTTAAAGCACgtctgtacatttaaacaaataaacagccCTTTTTATGGTGACGAATGCTGTCTGCGGTCTGGTTCATTCAGATGTTAGAATATATTACACTTAGCATCTTTGTGAAAACAGTTAAGAGAATTAATCTTTAACCTTTGGTAATGGATTATGTACTAATGGATGTTTTAAGGCTCAACCTGGACATCTCTATAGGAGGATGGAGATGGTCcgttgaaaaaaaacagccagcgATATAAGTTAGGTTCACGCAGTCGGTTAGTGAGGGTAACTGACTTAGAATTTAAGTTGCATCTCTTTCTGGAACAAAAAATCAGAAGTTTCCCTGCAAGCAGTAAACAAACCAAATAGTTTCCACTGATAGATTATTGTGAATTTGCCCTAAATACTCCatatgcacaaaacacaaaagccTCACCTCACAAGTGTGgaacattcaaaatgttagtGAGAAGTAAAACTAAAACATCCAACTCTAAAAAGTGAAATTGTTACTGCCTGTGATCTGCCACGTTGAGCAACTTCCAGCCAATCACTCTTAAACATTTAGAGAACAATGTTTCTCACATGAAATCTTCAGCGTTCACTTGAAAAGATCTATTTCTTGGGACATTTGgctaaaaatgttaattataacTCACTGACTAAAGTTTCACCTCTAAAACCACTTGAAGAAAACCAATCTTGgcccttttattctttttcttcttactACTGATCTATAGACCATTTCAACTGATGTGCGTAGCTAGGCAACGGCTTGGTTCCATGTtaacttcctgtcagctgatgtcattcacatgCGCTGAATCTGGAATGTTTACTGTTAACTGTGAAATGGCCTTTTTAAAGGCGTTCAAAAGGGTTGTCTGACATGCAGCCATGTATAATAAGCATTAATACATTCACAGCACAGAGACTACGCATTttactaaattacatttttagctATTTATCTCAGGACTTGAACTTTTTATGCATCTAACATCTGCATTAGAGCTTCTGCCAGAGGATTATATTGAAATGAAAGGTAACATCTGTCCTATGGTACAAGTCGCTGAGCCAATCACGCCTGCTAACACAGTCCTATTCTAAGTCTGAAGACAGCCTCAGTAAAGTTTATTATGAAGCGTATTGAATAGGAGTCCTTGTGTTCCCTGTTTTCTTAACTGCTAGGAAACCTGCACACACTCCACTGATGTGTGTGGTGTAGACTGTGTGCTAGTTTAGCTGATCCCAGCTGTTGAGAGGGTGTGAGTTCATGTTTAGTCTGGTAAAGGTGTAACCTTAGAGGTGTTTGAGTGTGAGGCATTTAAGACTTATATCTGTGTTACACTGAAAGGCATTCTTATGCTGTTTTACTGCTTAGCGAGAGATAAAGTTATCTAATTGCAAAGCAACTGAATGAATGTTATAATTTGCATATACGCTTTTTACTGACGAGAATATAGTCCTATAGGCCGATGTTACGTTGACCCCTTTGTAATCACCACCATTTTTAATAGACCTtacttattaaattaaatattattttctcagttacttttatacagtatatacaaatTTAGAAGTTTAATAATGCAACCCAATTAAGCCTACATGTCACTAGTTAATCTCCAACACTTGTTCATATATTAAAGGATAAGAACAGGCTTTATTTCATGCTGTTTACAACTTAAATAACAATATCggggtcaaaaaaaaaataagcttgtTGTATTTTGTGTAAATGAACAGTATCACTCAGTAAGATTCAAGagtatattttacattacaatCAATTGTATAGGGCTAGCATAATTGTTAACTTCTTCAACAGGTTAAACTCACCTGAACTTTATGGAACGATAACCAGGTTGTATTTCTTAGTTCAATTAGCAGAGTGTTTCtttcacacaaatacacaaggaaaaataataatcgCTTTTTAAACCATCACTAACATTTCACTGTTAAGGAAAGAAACTTCAAAtcttgtaaaataaacaaaacgaAACACAAAACCAGTAACAGAAGTGAGAGGCACGTCTCTCTCGCCtcagggcatgatgggaaacgcctggcCGTTCTGAGAGCTCATTGGTTTAGATGTTTGAACAGGAGCATTTTTTACTAACAGAGCTAATAgggacaggaagtaaaaaataatctatCGGTATTGATAAATAATGTACCAAGGTAGAACAAATACCATTATGGCTTTATGATAAAGTGAAATGCAACATGAGTAATGATGTAATGTTTCTCTTCTAACTCACTTTTGAAATTCAGCTTCATAAATATTTCCATTGTAAATgaaagctctaaaaaaaaactcttgccagctgctttgcttttattaatatttcataatacAAATATTCTAGCAGGTTATAGTTACATGAATATAAATCAAGAAGTGGCGTGCGAAGGAGAGCGTGGCGATCATAACAGAGTGCTGCTATCCAAACCAGCAGGATACCAGGCAACCGTTCAACCGCTCTGCGACCTTGTTGAACCCCTGTTATGCAAAACATGATTCCTGTTCCTCAAGTTGGACCTGTATTCGTAAACACTTTATAGGTAATTATGACAATTACCTGTTAACTGCTTGTTTGGCACGATGCTTATATTATAGCCTAAAGTCAAACAACTTAACTCTCAtttttaagctttattttttaaccagCAAAGTAACATTTTGGTGCTCAAGCTCTTCTGTTCACactcagaaaacacacattcacacttggAAGATATTCGATAAAACTACTAAGCAGCTCCACTAGAACAGTTCAGGCGTTTTGAGTTTGTGCTAATTCACTTTTACCTCCTACATTTGTGTAAAAAGGTGCAACTGCCTGATCACAAGCCAGCCTCTCTAACCTCTCTAACCTCTCGACCACCGCTGTCCCACATAGCACATCTTATACTTTCACTTTTGCACATTTCTGCtggcgagaaaaaaaaattaggtGACCCATTTGTAGTTATGAGTGTACAACTCTAAAGTAGTACACTCAACTGGATGTGAATTCAAGGAACTAGCACAGATGTGTTGCTTCATCACTTCTACGAAAAAGTTGCACTTCAGCATGTTCTATTATTAAACATCTGTGCAgaattatacattttgtgtcagtagaaaaaaaacatgcaggatTTTGGCATAAAATAGTAAGATGGTGCTGTTCTTTGAGTATAAATGCAATGATATAGATgttaaattcaaaaaaataacacaaacaaaatacaagatactattttttatttgtagctGCTGTGTCTTTATATCCTCTCGGTGTCCTACAGGAGGACGGGACTCGCACTGACCCCACAGGTACGTGTTAGCACAtcttacattgttacattaacTGCGACTGGATTAATTAACCGTGTCATCGTGACAAAATATCCCAACCGCGTAGCTCAAACTGTGTCTCCCTGACCTACCGAGTGGAAGggtcaacttaaaaaaaacatggtcaCATTACTCCCTTCTCTATTGTCTCCTCCAGACATTAGTCTGCAGGGCAggagtgacctttgaccctgctctgcaaaaacaaaacaaaaaaaagtgggaTTGCTTACTCCTAAGAAGGTTTCTTTGTAGTAAGTGAGGAAACATTAGCCGGGACTGAGGCTGCTTTGGGAAATTCCTGGTGCTATCTTTGTGTGGAGGTTTGGACGTCTCCTGCCTTCCGTCTGGAGATGGAACGGAAGGAAGCATTTTTTCCATGTCATGTTAACCCAGTGAGAATGTAGTGTGGGGGAGAACGACTTGAAAGCCTTCTGACATTAAGCCTTTCAGAAGCGGATCCGCTGGTGTggtgtgtattttatttaaacagtatCCACCCACTGCCAAATGCTGTGTTTGCCAAGTCATGTCACGTGATGCAACTAACATAAACATTTACGCTGCTGCGCTCAGAGGAATGTAAATGCTTTAATAAGGACGTTAAAGGGAGCGGTTGTTGTCCATTAGGTTTTAAAGGAATGCATTCTGAGTCCGGCTTTAATGGAGGGTTTAATGTTCATTTATGGTGCTTCAAACCGCTTCAcatatcaaatatttaaaagctGCACTACTCGATACTTTATATATTAcaaatggatcaaatgactatgCTTATTATGAAAGCTTTTACTGAGGTGAAGTGTTTTATCCTCTTTTAGccctttgttttggttttccaacAGCAGCAGGGATTAACTCACCTGAACAGcaccaaacagacagacagaaaccagccggtgaacatagtggagcatttaacagctaCAGAGCCTGGTATTTTTTTGTCAGGAgtaggtggagaccaaaagcaGAGCCAAAAGAGCTCTTCTTTGCTCGGACGACACCCATTTTCTAACTCAACCTTGATTtcgatctcaactacacacttGTAAAGTGTTGTGACAGCATCTTGCACGCTGGTGCTATTGTGTTTACAAAATCTATCCACAGACAGACTGTCGAAACAAAAGGACTCAAACCTGCCTCTCGGGTAATTCACACTACTGAAGGTGACTCCAGGACAACATTCTGCCGGAtgaagcacacaaacagactttcAAGGTGAAAAAACTAAGTTGTGGCTggtaaatatattaataatttaaaaaaaagagtgaagtCAGACTCATGACATTGATACTTTTAAAATCTGGCTACTGAGAATTGTGCAAATACAGATATGTTTATTGCAGGGGGAAAGGTAATAAATAAAGGTGTATTACCAGTAATACTATGAAGCAAGTGAGAGAAAACTTTTACTTGTGATTagaaatatctgtaaaaaaaatatttcatcaaacattttTCCGGTTACCTCTTTAATAAAAAGTACCAAACACTAATTTGGAAACAAACCAAACTGTGATAAAAGTCATAGCTCTACTTCAAGGtactctactttttttttgacacaggATATAACTTAGTTGCCAAATGTCTTTGTTCACTTTGACGGGTGAAAGTATGTCAGTGGGTTACATTGACACCAGCGAGGCTGTGGGGAAGGAGGAGCCGATGAACTGGGTCACATGGTTGCACACTCGACTCGAAACagtcactgcaaaaaaaaaaaaaaaaaaaaaaccccagtcTTTTCACACCGCCGAGTTACGCCTGTATCGCAGCGTTTCTGTTGCTCCTGAACTATCTCTGAATGAAAAACGGTGCATTTTCTGGACCAAATCTCGATTGCACTGAGAACAGAATagcagcgttttttttttttaattctcttttgCTAGAATAAAGCGACTTCCAGCGTCGAGCacggggaaaaaacaaaaaactgcccttttctttctttctttttttttttttttttttttttttaaagcgtcTTTGAAGCCGGCTCTCTGCAAAACTCACTGCTTCAACCTGCCATAAATCCTCGGTGGTTTTCAAGGTGTCTTTAATCTaaatgttgtagttttattaattttttttctcaacctgAGATCCATCAGCGACTTCTCAGTTGctgaacacaaaacagaaacacgGCTTCAGAACTGAGGTAGCACCGGAGGAGGAAAGCCCCCAAAACTCAAGAGGACATGGAGGCGACCAAAGCTGGTGAGTGGGCTTTAAACCCAGTTTAATTATTATGCATGCAGCTTGTTGCTGCAGGTTTTTCAATATGGTCGAATCctgattttatatatacatatacagtgggAATTGCATTTATTAAAAGTGGCACTCCTGGATTAATATCTTCatattttgaacatttaaatgagacaCTTGTTTATATAATATGTGTAACGTGACGCCCACAGGTGTGTTCATGTTAAACTGGGTTAGCAGTGTTGTTATTGCCCCAGCGGATGCCTCCAGCAGCACTGCGGTCGTCTCCTCTCACATGGCCTCCTCGGTCTGGCCATGTGCGCCTGTGTTTACGCTCCACGTGCGTCGCCTCTCATTGGCCAGGAGGCCGCCGTGACGCGTCTCGTTGCATAATTCCTCCCCGGTGGAGATGGCGTGCGGTCTCGCAGAGGATACACGTGAGCCAGCTCTCTGTCGGCTCTCGAGGTGACCCAGATTTTTGCccgataaaaaaataataaaatgtgctGGTCCACGTGGGGGCGtgttgagaaagaaagaaagaaaaaaaaaaaaataataatttacataaaataagataatcctttattagtctttttactttttaatttacaggattacagcagcatagaggatagtgcaaataagagacatagtaaaaaaacaagatcaaaaataagtattataaataagaaaatgagcaagaaaaaaacagtaaagaatattatatatacagacagaaactattataactattattgcacagtgtatttatattgcacagatatCTCATTTTGGTATGAGATAAGGTGATATGTATTGATGGAGCAGGAAAAGTAAGTAGCAAAGGTAAATGCAAGAACAGCATGTAACAGTAACAACTgaatataagtattataaataagcaaatgagcaataaaaaaacagtaaagaatccacagtaactggaatattatatatacagacagaaactattataactattgtattgcacagtgtattagtgttgcagaggtttttagtgttcacatatattatatagtgtTATAAGGGGCTTTtgggtgattttttttctttctagaaATGACATCAAGCTTAGTTTTCATGTGATGATGTCTTATATAAACGGTGGTTTTGAGGTCAACACTGGGTATTCAGGGAATTTAAGATTAATACTGTGAATAGTTGGTGTAATGTCCCGTTTTAAAAGATCAAATGAATGCTTTTCAGAACCAGGCGCGTCATGACTACTGCTTACAAAATGAGTAATGTGATAGGacacaaattatttaatttctctGAAGTACTAGACCTGCATGTTTCCCTGTGACGTGTACATGTTGAAAGGGTAAAAATTCCCACGGGACCTGAATGCAACATTTTGTTCAATTTTACAGTTTTGTCAGAATTGGATGGAATAAATTGAACTAAGACAATACATTAGTTCATCCTCAATGCAAAATTGATAATTTAGCGCTTTAATTTAGCGGTGTAGTACTATGTGAATATATACTTAGCAGTGTtaataaatgttacattttgagGAATTGATGATcctttactattactattagaAATATACATTGATGTGAATCATGGTATTTTGACAAAAGGCTTTATTCTGAACAAAGTCTCTGGAAGTTAAGCTTTCCTGTTTTGTCTGGCTTAACACTGGAAGCTTCAAATGTCACATCTTAtctaacacacagacagacacatagtGATGGGTATTTTCAAATTTCTGCGCAAATATTATGTG is a genomic window containing:
- the rpl15 gene encoding 60S ribosomal protein L15, with the protein product MGAYRYMQELWRKKQSDVMRFLLRVRCWQYRQLSNLHRAPRPTRPDKARRLGYKAKQGYVVYRVRVRRGGRKRPVPKGATYGKPVHHGVNQIKFARSLQSTAEERAGRHCGGLRVLASYWVGEDSTYKFFEVILIDTFHKAIRRNPDTQWITKAVHKHREMRGLTSAGKKSRGLGKGHKFHLTIGGSRRAAWKRRNTLQLHRYR